Genomic DNA from Chanos chanos chromosome 6, fChaCha1.1, whole genome shotgun sequence:
TACAGTTTTGTGTGGGTTGTAGTTTCGTGTTATGTGGGTAAAACCTGCGTGCGAAAgagcctgtctctgtgttgctgtgACACCAATTCACACACGGATCCATTTTTTACAGGTCGTACGGAGATCTGTTCCCGCAGTTATACCGAGTCTCTAGCATGATCATGTTGGAACACGATGGCTTTTCTGGCCCTGACAACACCATGGGCAGTTTATCAGATTAGACATGCAAAACAGCAGTTAAGTATGTACCCTACAAACATGGTTATGACTACAACCACCCACTCTATCAGCGAGGAAGGAGAGATAAAGGTCTTGAATCGCAGGGCTTgtgggtgtgttgtgttctgaCATTGAATTAAACTAGGTGTGGACTTTAAGCTTggcttcctcacacacacacacacacaccgacaggAAGTAGTCAAAGTCACACAAACATTCGTGCGTTCAAACAGTTGAACAATCGAGAGCAGGTTGTGATACCAAGTACTTTCCACCATATAGCAGCACAGAGGAAACCCCCTTGTTCTTGAGACCTCTGCAAGCTTCctgcctctctttcctccctcgctctctctttctcttccccatTGCAGCTGTTGGTGGTGCTGGGAAGCGACGTCACTAaagctcagccaatcagaggctgTTGTTGAGGAagaacagggagacagagagggatggggTTTGTGATGTGGTTACTGGTTATGATGAACATACTACTGTCTGCTGAAGGCGTCATCAACTCCCTCAAAAACTGGATCAACGCCAAGttatcagtgtaaaaaaaagaaaggttttcAAGGCAACGGCATACTTTGGCCTTGTGCACATAAAGGCACACTGAACACTTTGTTCAtatcttcactctctctcgtAAACAAACAATCCATTAAGAACCCGTTTTATCTTCAGTTAATGGGGCATcaacttcaaataaaaaaagaacgaaCCAGCCAGAAcatgacaacaaagaaaacaccatCTGTTTGTTAGCATAAGCATATAGTTAGAAGACAACTGGAATCCTCCAATACCCAGATTCTAGCATTGAACAAGATTACAGTACTCAGCACTGAACACAttcgtttgttttttcagcattggcagaaggaaaagaaaaaaagtctgattGTTCTCCTATCATTGTTAGTATAGTAATCAATTCCATTCTAGCAAGCATTAAAATTCTACTCAAACCCAGTCATACATAATCTTGTGAAATCACAAGATCTGGCCAGGCTGTCTTGGCTGAATTTAAGGTTCACAACACTCGGAAGAAGCCTGACCATAAAATTCCCCAGTGGCACtcaatacaaacatacaaatcttCTTACTGCAGATTTAATATGCCCCCTTGTGTTGAGTTTAAATACTACCACAAGCAGTCTTGAGCATATCTCTACATAACTAATACTGATTTCAgcaaaatgtcaaaagaaaacagctgCTTCATATAAATTTGATGTATTTATAGGTAAAATTCAAGCAGACTCCCAAAATTATATGCATGAAACtaagtaaaaatgaaacacatccACAGTGCAAAGTTTATTTATTGGCAAATATACATATTATTCATATCAACACAAAATATGTGAACATGGTTTCACTGATTTTAGCTCAAAATGGATAGACCAGGCCCGCCCTTACCCTGTGAGCCGAGAGTTATGACTAATGTAGTATATATGAATTTCTTgacaaatgttcaaaaaaacTTGTCAAGGCACCAGGCCCCTTGTTAACAGTCTTGGAATTCACACTCGgtacacgcgctcacacacacacacacgcacacacacacacacacacacgcacgcacacaaaataaGCtgggatagaaaaaaaaaaaaaaagaaaaggtgcaGGTTTCTGCTGCTCTTAAAACTTCAGCTAAAAGCAGTAAGACAGTTACTTTAATTACCgtaaagtgaaagaaaaaaaataagcctTTCGACAGACCTGCTAACAGTCCGACCTAAACAGGTTAATCCCATCTCTGCAGCGATCTCCCATCTGgcttctctctgtatctctctctttctctctcggtcacaaacacatgccctgtctcactctctgtctctttctgatATCTTGTCCAAACGTCTCCCCTCTGAGAGGCAGGGGTGCCTCGCGTTGGAGCTGAGCGACTCCCTGATCAACAGTGTGGATTTTTTGTACCATGATTCTCAGCACCCGTTTTCAGTGATCACTCCTTCTTGGGTCAGTCCTCCCTGCTGAATGGCAGCGGTCGCCATACTGATCGCTTCCTCAAGAGTCTGCTGCTCCTCCAGctgagaaacaaaagcaaaaaaaaaataaacccccAAAATACATAGAGAAGAGAGTCTCACTCCTCTGCCctttcataaacacagagaacaaatattgcaaacataaacacatgatGTTAAAACATGTACAGATTTTAAACTGTACGCGTGTAAACATCGTGATCAATGTCATATCTGTATTTATAGTTGAAGTTTACCTGAACAGCGATCTGAGTGCCATTAGCTGTGGCCAACAGTGCCACCTGCTGGTAATGAGGAGTAGATACCTCTGAGCCACCTGCCATGATTTCATCTGAAGTAATAATGGCAACCTGGGAATGAGGATAGGACCACCAAGTCAAGTAAACTGTACATTCAAACGACCTTTGAATGATACACAACAGGACTGTGTATGAATGGCCTCACGACTCTTCTATCTAAATACACATTGCTCTTTCTTTGACCTCCATGTCTACCCACACGTGTTGTGCATGATGGGCATTACCTGAGAGCCAGTAATATCCTTTGTCTCCATAGTGATTTGTGACCCCTCCTCTTTCTGCACAGCTCCCTCTACAAAGGCACTCTGCTGCTGAGATGCCTCTACAGCTTCCACTTCTGCTCAGACATGAGAACAGACGAGCCTCAGACATAAGAAACTTAAAGGCTccacacagttaaacactaaTGCACATCTTTAGAACATTTTAATCAAAGCTGGATTCTCAAGCACGATTAACGACGGAACACGTGACTTTGCACACAGGGAACAGAACCCACTCAATCACATCATATAAATAGTTAAGCGATGAGTGATAGTCAGCTGCTGCGGCAATACAAGAGcgtccatttaaaaaaaaaaaaaaaactgctgtcgAATCTCACCCTCCTCTGTGGACTCGAAGTCTCCGTGGGTGGTGCGTTTGTGCATGGCCAGAGTGGACGTCTGGCGGTATGTCTTGCCACAGTGATTACACGTGTAGggcttgcagtgtgtgtgcaccacGTGATGTTTGTACAGACTAGAGTACTCAGTGAAGCGCTTTCCACAGCCGGGAACAGTGCAGAGGTAGGGCTTCTCTCCTGCATGAGAGACAGATGATGGGAAGAAGGAGGACAAAAGAAGAGGATAGGTATAAACAGATTAACCatctgaacaaaataaataaataaataaaaatcaaataagcATGATCTGAAAACTCTGTAACAGtggataaaaacaaaagtgctGTTTCAGCTGGTCTAATCTGTAGTTGCTGCATTTTTCTATAAGGTGAATGACTCCTCTGAGGACACACACCCGTGTGAATTCTCATGTGGTTTTTGTAGTTTGTCGCGCTGGCAAAACCTCGTCCGCAACTGGGCTCTGGACACATGTACGGCCTctcgcctgtgtgtgtgcggatgtgAACCTTCCGGATGTTGGAGGTGGTGAAGGAGCGTCCACAGCCCTCAAACGGACACTTGAAGGGCTTCTCACCTGGAGGAAAGAGGGGAAAACGAGGATGACTCAGATAACGAATACAGAGAGGTCCTCTAGCTTTTCGCCGTTTCACCGCGTCCagactgtgaaaataaaaagaaagatctAGCCCAGAACTGGATGAAGAGCTCTGCGACATTTGTTCTACACGTtctgtacctgtgtgggtgCGCACGTGTTTCTGCAGGTCTCCAGAGGTCTTGAAAGCCTTATAACACATGTCCTCTGGGCATTTGTACGGTTTTTCTCCCGTGTGTGTCCGCAGGTGACTCTTCAGGCCGTAGCCCGTGGCAAAGGCCTTTCCACACGTCAGCACCTCGCATCTGTACGGCCGATCGCCCGTGTGAGAGCGCTCGTGAACCTCGAATCAGAAGGCAAGATGTTGTTTCAGTCTGACTGTTGTCTCCATGATTTGGATGTTTAAGGTTTGAGAATTAGTGTAACTACGACTGAGGCTTAAAACATGCAATCACAGTGCagctttgatttaaaaaaaaaaccaaacaaacaaaaaaaaacttccatgGCACCATCCGCCCAAACGCTCCTTGGGTGAAACCGCCAGGAAACCATCCCAGGAAAATGATCCATTTAAAAAACTCACATAATGATGGATTGTGCGAAACAGTCCTAGTACCACTTTGTGCACAACAAAGATCTCCCAGATCATTTGTTATCAGTGTAGAGGTCTGAGTGAATGAAGTCATGAATTCACTGCTGTGGTGAGTGTATGGGGCATGTACCTTCAGGTGGAGAATTCACTGCTGTGGTGAGTGTATGCGGCATGTACCTTCAGGTGGAGAATTCACTGCTGTGGTGAGTGTATGGGGCATGTACCTTCAGGTGGAGAATTCACTGCTGTGGTGAGTGTATGGGGCATGTACCTTCAGGTAGAGAATTCACTGctgtggtgagtgtgtggggCATGTACCTTCAGGTGGTGGGCTGTTGTGTAAAGTCTGCCACAGCCCTCGTAGGCACACTGGAACGTTTTCTCCGCAGTCTGCTGAACTTTACCGGAGCCCCACGCTCTTCCCTCAAACATCACCTACaatttaccacacacacactatgattTTAGCACAACGCCACCATGAGATAATACAGATTTCAGTTACGTGAAAAAATGATTCAACGACTGTCCAAAATACACTGTTCTTACATAAACATGACAACTGTAAATGTGATTTTATTCGCATATAAACATCATTTCAggttcagacaaaaaaaaaaattatgtttgttCCTTTTCACCTGAACAGTGGTTTGACCAATGCTGGCTTCCTGAAGTCCATTGGTGTTGCCCCCATTCTCCTCTATCTCTACTTCTGAGGCAGTCATCTATGAGTAGAGACATGTAAAACAGAGAGGTAAGCACTCTATCAAACTGTACAGCCACTACAACTGCACACACAACTATTTCTGTCACTATCAAGTACATCTGTCTATGCTGATGCtgttaactaaaaaaaaaaaaaaaaaatctgcatgaCACAAAAGATATCTATGACATATTCATGTCATGATGACCTTAGCTGAGTATGTCTCCAGTGTAGCAATAGTATCAGCGTCCATATGGCCCTCTACTGTGAGCTCCTCCAGAGCGCCCCCTGCCTGCACAGTAAGGATAGTGCCTCCTGTTTGGAGACCAGAGGGATGGTGGATGTATGCCGTGCTGCCGTCCTCCAGCTGCACTGCCTCCACAGCACTAGGGTCGTATCCGTCTGGAACAattgttaaatatttatcatATATTCACAAAAAGTACGCTGAACATTCATAGGTTTGAATTCTTCTAATGTCCTCTAAATTTTACTTTATGAATTCAGTTTTGTCCGTTGTATTTAAAAATCGTACAGGCAGATCCGTTGAAATGTGTAGACCTGTGTTTTGTGCGTTTCATTATGGTAAACAGAGTAGAATGGAAACAATTACCTTTTGGTGTGTGGTGAATGTAAGCCGTAGTGCCGTCCTCCAGCTGAACCGCCTGGCCGTCCTCAAAGGGCAGAGGatctgaggagagggagagtcaaACGAGTCAAACTGAGTGCCACATAtgtaacaaacagaacagccaTTAATGtggagacagaagaacagatgtcatgttttcagttcattttagagttggaaaaaaaaaacctgtaagaAAGGGCTCAACCTAAGAGACAACCACCAAGGGttaaagaaaacagacacagagtcttTGTTACTCCCTTTCTCACTGACCTTTTTGCTGCACTGTGACCTGCTGGATGTACGCAGTGGTGCCATCTTCCAGTTGGATGGTGTCTCCTTCGACTAGATTaccatctgagagagaaatagaaaaaaattgTCACGATAAGACAATAACCTAGAACACCATGAAAAGTTTCTCCATGTGCAGGGTCTTACCACTGATGGCTTGTTGGATATAGGCTGTGGAGCCATCACTCAGGGCAACAGCCTGCAGCCCTAAACTCTCCATTCTTCTGCCAAGAGCTTTATCCTGTCAGCAACAGATACATGCTATCAGTtagaaataaattaaagaagAATGTGGAATGGTCTGTATAAATTTCTAGATGTTTCCCTATAGCTTCTGAACTCTGATTTGCTAGTCCCTGGGAAATGAAGCTTGACAGAAGAAGCAGGATATATAATGAAAGAAGACACACAAGGTAAAGGTAAAGGCTTATGGTTCTGCCctgaaaataaagataaattattgttttgtttattctctATCCTCTATCCgtacaatcctttttttttttttattgaattcaATACTTTCAATggatattgttttaaaatgtacaggTGTCtactcaacaaatacaaatgctAATACAAAAACTTTTGTCTATATGGTCATTTTTATCAATAGTTAGATATTCTGGCAAAAAGGAACATTTATGTCTCTTCCTATCAGTTTGCTGAGATGACGAGGTTAAGATTGATTTCATAAAGAAGTAAAATTGCGTTGATTAGTTTAGGCTTTCATAGATACACAGAATGTCAGACAAGCCTATGGGGTGCGAACAGGGCAGGTTATGTAACGTCCAACAGTCTAGTGGTAGTTGTCACCGTACAACagagtgaaacaaaaaacacaagtgcCCTTAGGCCACATGATCGTTTATTGAATTAATAAAGTTCCACTGAGACACCTTTGTTTTCGGATAAGGAAAAACATCATTAACTTCAGTGCTAACCCTAAAAATCAATTAATAAGACACCAGATATTGTTTCACCACAAACTGGCGAAATGTACACTAGGCTTCTCTCTTGACTTGGACAAAGCCGGAAAGACGTTCGTGCAACTGAGTGGAATCACTAACTTGTTCTCGCAAGGCTACATGACTATGCTTTGAAACAAGACGGTTTGATGAGTAAATGACCAGAAGGAATTAAGAACTTTCGGGTATATGAACTACCGAATATACCTAGACTCTAGACTTGGGGGTGCTTGCCAGCTAGCGATAGCTAAGCTTACTTTAGCTTGAACTGTGTGACAGACCTGGTAAATGTTGCTAGCCACTAGCTACTAAAATTAGCAGGAACCAAAAAGATGACATCAATCTTATGGTATGAACCATATATTTCTTTCAGACCTGACAGAACAAACATAAGCTAACTACTCAGTACATGTCTGCGCACgaaacagggaaaacaaaatACTAGAGAGCTGCTTCTTACACAAACCGCTAACAATGTTGTTGCGAGTCACAGGCCTCATTTCTCTACGCACCACGTTACTTCAACCATGAATCATCCATTTGGCTAGCTACGAAAGACCTAGCTAGCTCGCTATAAAACGCCTAACATCGTTCACGTCACTTGTCATATCTTTAGGTCATTTTCGCCCTATAAAACAACTTAAAGGTACATGTTTTACAGGCATTTTTCACTTTCCCTTCTTCTATCCCCCATTTTCTATCCCATCTCTCCCTTGGTTTTGAGAAGTTGCAGCGCAAACTGGGATACTCACCACCGCCAGCAGCCCGCCATGCACCAGGCAACAACAGGGCCCCGGAACCTGAATGACACAATGGAATTGTTATGACACTGCAGGACAAGTGAGAGGATTTAAGTGAACATTACGTGAAGATAGCTTTACTAATTAAGATGTATTTATGTAGTAAATGTGATGTTATACATGTATTTAATATTGCTTGTATTAACAAACTGGTATTACAAATCCATGGTCTGAAATTTTAATGCCTGCTTGAATTTGAGATAGTTCATATGCGCTTAATAGCTTGGTtgcaaaaaaaagtaaatctatttacaatttacaaaagaATTCCTGTATAGAAAGGGAGAATTTGAGTTTATTGAGTAACTCAGTCTGGTACTTAAATCAGTAAACAATTATTCAAACACCTCAAGATATCAGTGAAATCTATTAAAATCATGTCACTTGTCTTGTACACTATACTGTAAATATACGGAAATGtcttttaaatacatatattaaaataattaaattcaCAAAAATGCAGTAGTTATTTTCCCATGTGTAGCATAACATTAAGCAAAAGCTCAGGGATATAAATATGTGAAGTCCGCACTGGAATCATTGTCAAAACCAAAATAATAGGCCAGAGCTTtcacagaaaatacatttttcaagaAGGATTGAATCAGAAAGGGTGGTTGGTGGACAAAAAGCTTGTCTTGTGAACCAACATTAATGTGGAATATTGTCCACAACACAATATTCATACTTTTCCATGTTAAAATGTCTAGATACAGGTCTTGAAGGACAAAAGGCATGATTTTTGATTTATGGATAGAGCAATACTTCTGTGGCATTGTTCGTCTGTACTTAAATTGGAGTCACAAATGCAGCCAACTTTCCAGCACTTCTGAAATCAAAACTTCTTTGCGCTACAAAACAGAAGTCTACATTGTATTCTTTGCCAGCTTTGTTCTACCTAC
This window encodes:
- the znf76 gene encoding zinc finger protein 76, yielding MPDKALGRRMESLGLQAVALSDGSTAYIQQAISDGNLVEGDTIQLEDGTTAYIQQVTVQQKDPLPFEDGQAVQLEDGTTAYIHHTPKDGYDPSAVEAVQLEDGSTAYIHHPSGLQTGGTILTVQAGGALEELTVEGHMDADTIATLETYSAKMTASEVEIEENGGNTNGLQEASIGQTTVQVMFEGRAWGSGKVQQTAEKTFQCAYEGCGRLYTTAHHLKVHERSHTGDRPYRCEVLTCGKAFATGYGLKSHLRTHTGEKPYKCPEDMCYKAFKTSGDLQKHVRTHTGEKPFKCPFEGCGRSFTTSNIRKVHIRTHTGERPYMCPEPSCGRGFASATNYKNHMRIHTGEKPYLCTVPGCGKRFTEYSSLYKHHVVHTHCKPYTCNHCGKTYRQTSTLAMHKRTTHGDFESTEEEVEAVEASQQQSAFVEGAVQKEEGSQITMETKDITGSQVAIITSDEIMAGGSEVSTPHYQQVALLATANGTQIAVQLEEQQTLEEAISMATAAIQQGGLTQEGVITENGC